One segment of Pyricularia oryzae 70-15 chromosome 3, whole genome shotgun sequence DNA contains the following:
- a CDS encoding arginyl-tRNA synthetase codes for MSLLSPLSCARVTSSIRQLRVQFHLRSFPTPAVAPTHYFKHSTSSSLGRNHLRAPAALNHQQTRTVITNLPRVMPSHASIDQLATLAGDLSLSEGSDRFPNFYPESNPLDVYRAHLTNILQPITGVDPKIIYPAVQWTSSLDKGDLVVAAPALRVKGKKPDELVKEWSEKFPTDDPLFEKPVVTGYFLQFWFKPDPLTRNLIPLIRELGDDYGNNKRLGLKDPQDPSKGNKKIIVEFSSPNIAKPFHAGHLRSTIIGGFLANLYKGAGWDVQRINYLGDWGKQYGLLALAFERYGDEEALKKDPINHLFQLYVKINSEMSEEKEQIESKKKAGEDVTQLEQKSLDEQARAYFKKMVDGDEAAVAQWRRFRDLSIERYKKTYARLNIWFDEYSGESQVTEESMAKSAKTIADKGISKEDQGAVIIDFSEHVPGKEGKRLERPIIRKRDGTALYLTRDISELLGRHERYNFDKMIYVVASQQDLHLKQLFKIVELMGHKEIADKCQHINFGMVLGMSTRKGTVKFLDDILRDVGDKMHEVMRKNDDKYSQVENPEAVADILGISSVMVQDMTGKRINNYTFDMDAMTSFEGDTGPYLQYAHARVCSIARKAGLTPEELATADLSLLQEPHARQLVRMLSQWPDTVQNTYKTLEPTTVLTYLFRMSHALSQSYDHLRIVGSEKELMKARMALYDATRIVLRNGMILLGLNPVERM; via the exons ATGTCACTCCTTTCACCACTCTCTTGCGCCCGCGTCACATCTTCAATTCGCCAACTGCGAGTCCAGTTCCACCTTCGTTCTTTTCCAACGCCAGCCGTTGCGCCAACACACTACTTCAAGCATTCGACCTCTTCCTCACTCGGCCGCAATCACTTGCGCGCCCCCGCCGCCCTCAATCACCAGCAAACTCGTACTGTCATCACGAACCTCCCCCGCGTCATGCCTTCTCACGCCAGCATCGATCAGCTGGCCACCCTGGCTGGCGACCTGTCACTTTCAGAGGGCAGTGACAGGTTCCCAAACTTCTATCCCGAGTCCAACCCGCTCGACGTCTACCGTGCCCACCTCACAAACATTCTGCAACCCATAACCGGCGTTGACCCCAAGATCATCTATCCGGCTGTCCAATGGACATCTTCCCTGGACAAGGGAGACCTAGTTGTGGCAGCGCCGGCTCTTAGggtcaagggcaagaagccTGACGAGCTGGTTAAGGAATGGAGCGAGAAG TTTCCCACAGATGACCCTCTCTTCGAGAAGCCGGTGGTCACTGGCTACTTCCTGCAGTTTTGGTTTAAGCCAGATCCCCTGACCCGGAACCTCATTCCCCTGATTCGCGAGCTCGGAGACGACTACGGAAACAACAAGAGGCTTGGCCTTAAGGATCCCCAAGACCCATCCAAGGGCAACAAGAAGATAATCGTCGAATTCTCGAGTCCCAACATCGCCAAACCTTTTCACGCTGGACATCTCAGGAGTACAATCATTGGTGGATTcctcgccaacctgtacAAGGGTGCCGGTTGGGATGTGCAGAGGATAAACTACCTCGGAGACTGGGGCAAGCAGTACGGTCTCCTTGCTCTTGCTTTCGAGAGATACGGCGACGAGGAAGCGCTGAAGAAGGATCCTATCAACCACCTGTTTCAGCTTTACGTCAAGATCAACAGCGAAATGTCTGAGGAGAAGGAACAGATCGAatccaagaagaaggccggAGAGGACGTCACGCAGCTGGAGCAGAAGAGCTTGGACGAACAGGCTCGGGCTTACTTCAAGAAGATGgtcgacggcgacgaggCTGCCGTGGCACAGTGGCGCAGGTTCCGCGACTTGTCCATCGAGAGGTATAAGAAGACATATGCGAGGCTGAACATTTGGTTCGATGAGTACAGTGGAGAGTCGCAGGTTACAGAAGAGTCCATGGCCAAGTCTGCAAAGACCATCGCCGACAAGGGCATCTCGAAAGAGGACCAGGGCGCTGTTATTATCGACTTTTCAGAACACGTGCCTGGAAAGGAGGGCAAGCGGTTGGAAAGGCCCATCATCAGGAAGCGTGACGGTACAGCGCTCTACTTGACACGAGACATCAGCGAGCTGCTGGGCCGACATGAGAGGTACAACTTCGACAAGATGATATATGTTGTTGCAAGCCAGCAGGATCTTCACTTGAAACAGCTTTTCAAGATTGTGGAGCTCATGGGACACAAGGAGATCGCCGACAAGTGTCAACATATCAATTTTGGTATGGTTTTGGGAATGAGCACGCGAAAGGGTACCGTCAAGTTTTTGGATGACATTCTTCGGGATGTGGGCGACAAGATGCACGAGGTCATGCGCAAGAATGATGACAAGTACTCGCAAGTTGAAAACCCGGAGGCTGTGGCAGACATTCTCGGCATCAGCAGTGTTATGGTCCAGGACATGACGGGCAAGAG AATCAACAACTATACTTTCGACATGGACGCAATGACTTCGTTCGAAGGAGATACTGGTCCCTACCTCCAGTACGCGCATGCCCGCGTTTGCTCCATTGCTCGCAAAGCGGGCCTCACGCCGGAGGAGCTGGCAACCGCAGACCTGTCCCTCCTTCAGGAACCCCACGCGCGCCAACTGGTCCGCATGCTCTCGCAGTGGCCAGATACAGTACAGAACACGTACAAGACTCTGGAGCCAACAACAGTGTTGACATACTTGTTTAGGATGTCACATGCCCTGAGCCAGAGCTACGACCACTTGAGGATTGTAGGCAGCGAGAAGGAGCTCATGAAGGCAAGGATGGCGCTTTATGACGCCACTAGGATCGTTTTGAGGAATGGCATGATTCTGCTGGGCTTGAACCCAGTGGAGAGGATGTAG
- a CDS encoding RING finger membrane protein produces the protein MAQPLADAVLVADPEPVAHARRRFSGTSQHNKAPFGAAGANAADPASTLDPDTCRICRGEATADEPLFYPCKCSGSIKYVHQDCLMEWLSHSQKKHCELCKTPFRFTKLYDRKMPKKLPFVVFITHIVKYMVNNVLVWLRAGLVVSIWLIWLPYLMRSIWSLMFWISDEGFGSNHSRDITPSVALSDRVCPASSILSVGMCPASPLTASMMPEGGGDYSMASVGAANLTTVNPVYSAFFHLVFMTVGLSEKMIISTLADLSSVDTTKSGISHGPQSLLSNVRWLANLTSRPFINKNVIHVLEGQVITVLVILSFILIILVRDYVVLQQPEINMRAAFAAAENQQPPVGVPQAAPPPAPVFVGRHLENPVAGLRAEDIDQLAGPEADEINEAQAEPWTGAPFDFGDTGELPAVEAFGSPSNQLPGGPVRPSTPLLQRLDPSLSDGDADVASSVVAAFGSEGSRTPLTSQERADLALGGATASDSESYVVEPLSVKEYTKVFHEAQGDVERMREIFRGQGLEERAESWLRLGQIRLSDQRAVPGPSSNDANSEKQAETAENAENAGAASPVDSLMSDWTMPNTSQEGGSTSAEKGKQKAVDEATPPPAKLSTPVESNSGSSMGIDRTWDDDPFTNSHPMRPRANTDGQYRSEGVNPLANNSWVFPQTLPDPPQASEEPRLVTEDLIAGPAAADDTSTPNIQAQEPPRWEPENRQVDHVAQGREWNDLQDFNEIPATRAAEPAPPPPPAGIVGSIANFMWHGVDATDLAEQPDLRHVHDGNGHVHPPDLDQPQGDDSDLDLDDDEDSDSEDEDDEDVGDAVGQNPLFAMAQQQADAAADAAAIDPEAIDDAEDFEGVMELLGMRGPIGGLFQNAVFCAFLVSVSVFVGIFLPYNLGRICVWILANPMRPLNILLSTVKFVQDFAMAVAGLLSWAGLRIAYMILSGLEVLIPAMRRMGLSREYVMPVVRTTYYLARDSARRVSSSFAVDTSLITTSEIRNFSAISHEALISLKTNMAWSAMSIVNVAIFVFGGNYTTKAATTVSFVGNMTGATVEILKGVPAVLTNPSSWVININPAGPSQPVSPALAHWSGTDRFWATLVGYLVVCLVAAIYLHHGRPLSSSQAGQEREASLIDALNQGSGVMKVILIIGIEMLIFPLYCGLLLDVALLPLFENTTLKSRLLFTYNFPLTSLFVHWFVGTGYMFHFALFVSMCRKIMRKGVLYFIRDPDDAEFHPVRDVLERNVATQLRKILFSAFVYGALVIVCLGGVVWGLWAFLPNVLPIHYSSNEPVLEFPIDLLFYNFLMPLALNFFKPSDGLHEMYTWWFRKCARALRITWFLFGERKIDEEGILVLAPDSEHRRLPFWRRLFLEVDETGQVVPRTWKGLFDEGKSKPGPEITKEEMRAFNKQRAALIESKQLIADGRFVLTPASDQVKIPKGKQVFWEVSENEVGTETPSDEAATGPPDLYTSKQYQLVYVPPHFRARVFLFILSIWVFAAVTGVSFTIIPLIFGRHVFKMLIPTYIRTNDIYAFSIGVYILGTLAYGILHYESICSKVKKRARALAAAAAESSVTKKAMGLIAHGLRLIYTYTIVLIVFPLLVASLMELYCLIPLDTYMYLAVYSGAVAGDPSANKALQDAVTVNSSDDRHTVRVVQAWTIGLLYLKLGARIIRVWRPDSRPALAVRAVFRRGWLHPNVGVLTRAFLIPGLLFSGVAIMGPPAAANAFMAYTGVGVEDARMAIVVNRLSFPTAALMALMGSVAWATMDVFMSWRVRIRDEAYLIGERLHNFGSGAPQHNHHSATQSGSVGAGAGRVAWREGR, from the exons ATGGCTCAGCCACTGGCCGATGCGGTCTTGGTCGCCGACCCAGAACCAGTGGCCCACGCGCGACGTCGATTCTCTGGGACCAGTCAACACAACAAAGCACCGTTTGGTGCCGCTGGCGCCAATGCGGCAGATCCTGCTTCTACCCTTGATCCCGATACATGTCGGATATGTAGGGGGGAAGCCACAGCCGACGAGCCTCTTTTTTACCCGTGCAAGTGCAGTGGAAGCATCAAATATGTACACCAGGACTGTCTGATGGAGTGGCTGTCGCATTCCCAAAAGAAGCATTGCGAGCTTTGTAAAACCCCGTTTCGCTTCACAAAGCTCTACGACCGGAAGATGCCGAAGAAACTGCCTTTTGTCGTCTTCATCACACACATAGTCAAGTACATGGTCAACAACGTACTGGTGTGGCTTCGTGCGGGGCTTGTCGTCAGCATCTGGCTCATCTGGCTGCCGTATCTTATGAGGTCAATATGGTCCTTGATGTTCTGGATCAGCGATGAGGGCTTCGGAAGTAACCACAGCCGGGACATCACGCCCTCGGTCGCCTTGTCAGACAGGGTCTGCCCCGCATCATCTATCTTGAGCGTTGGAATGTGTCCGGCCAGTCCTCTGACCGCATCAATGATGCCAGAGGGCGGAGGTGACTACTCCATGGCCTCGGTAGGTGCAGCCAATCTCACCACTGTCAATCCTGTCTACTCGGCCTTTTTCCACCTTGTGTTCATGACGGTGGGACTCTCGGAGAAGATGATCATCAGCACTCTGGCAGATCTCTCGTCTGTGGATACAACCAAGTCCGGGATATCCCATGGGCCGCAGTCACTGCTCAGCAATGTCAGATGGTTAGCCAACCTAACCTCTCGTCCGTTCATCAACAAGAACGTCATACACGTTCTAGAGGGCCAGGTCATTACGGTGTTAGTCATACTCAGCTTTATCCTCATAATCCTCGTCCGGGATTACGTTGTGCTGCAACAGCCTGAGATTAATATGCGAGCTGctttcgccgccgccgagaatCAACAGCCTCCCGTCGGTGTACCGCAAGCGGCTCCTCCACCCGCACCGGTATTTGTTGGGCGCCATCTCGAAAACCCGGTTGCTGGCCTACGCGCAGAAGACATTGATCAACTGGCAGGCCCGGAAGCGGACGAGATCAACGAAGCCCAAGCTGAGCCATGGACAGGCGCACCATTTGACTTTGGTGACACTGGCGAACTGCCTGCCGTTGAGGCTTTCGGTAGCCCGTCAAATCAGCTCCCAGGTGGCCCTGTTCGACCATCCACTCCCCTTCTCCAACGCCTTGACCCGAGTCTATCCGACGGAGACGCCGACGTGGCTTCTTCCGTAGTGGCTGCGTTTGGTTCTGAGGGATCGCGAACTCCGCTTACTTCCCAGGAGCGAGCAGACCTCGCGCTCGGTGGTGCAACAGCATCGGACTCCGAGTCCTACGTTGTCGAGCCCTTGTCAGTCAAGGAGTATACGAAAGTTTTTCACGAGGCGCAAGGGGATGTCGAGCGCATGAGGGAGATTTTCCGCGGTCAAGGACTGGAGGAAAGAGCCGAATCATGGTTAAGGCTCGGTCAAATTCGCCTCTCAGATCAGAGGGCCGTGCCAGGCCCATCATCAAATGACGCGAATTCTGAGAAACAAGCAGAAACTGCAGAGAATGCAGAAAACGCCGGGGCTGCCTCTCCGGTAGATTCGCTCATGTCAGACTGGACGATGCCCAACACATCACAAGAGGGAGGCTCAACCTCGGCAGAGAAGGGCAAGCAAAAAGCTGTAGACGAGGCGACACCTCCCCCGGCGAAATTATCTACACCCGTCGAATCTAACTCGGGGTCATCAATGGGGATCGACAGGACCTGGGACGATGATCCTTTTACCAATAGCCATCCAATGAGGCCACGAGCCAACACAGATGGTCAATATCGTTCTGAAGGGGTCAATCCGCTTGCCAACAACAGCTGGGTCTTTCCGCAGACGTTGCCAGACCCGCCTCAGGCATCAGAGGAGCCACGCTTGGTCACTGAGGACTTGATTGCtggcccagcagcagcggatGATACTTCAACGCCAAACATCCAAGCTCAAGAGCCGCCCAGGTGGGAGCCCGAAAACCGGCAAGTGGATCATGTTGCGCAAGGTCGCGAATGGAACGACTTGCAGGATTTTAACGAGATACCGGCAACACGCGCGGCTGAACCAGCTCCGCCTCCTCCGCCGGCTGGGATCGTGGGCAGCATTGCGAATTTCATGTGGCATGGCGTAGACGCGACGGACCTTGCTGAACAACCCGACCTGCGCCATGTACACGATGGTAATGGCCACGTGCACCCGCCGGACCTTGACCAACCACAAGGAGACGACAGTGACCTTGATCTagatgatgacgaggacAGCGATAGCGAAGACGAAGATGACGAGGACGTTGGTGACGCCGTGGGGcaaaaccccctctttgccATGGCGCAACAACAGGCCGACGCAGCAGCTGATGCCGCGGCCATCGATCCCGAAGCCAtcgacgacgccgaggaCTTCGAGGGTGTCATGGAGCTTCTTGGCATGCGCGGCCCTATCGGTGGCCTCTTTCAAAACGCTGTTTTTTGTGCCTTTCTGGTGTCGGTATCCGTTTTTGTGGGCATTTTCCTGCCATACAACCTGGGCCGCATCTGCGTCTGGATATTGGCAAACCCGATGCGCCCTCTCAACATCCTTTTGAGCACCGTGAAGTTTGTGCAGGACTTTGCTATGGCGGTCGCAGGCCTCTTGAGCTGGGCAGGTCTGCGTATTGCCTACATGATTCTCTCAGGTCTCGAGGTGCTCATACCGGCAATGAGGAGAATGGGCTTGTCGCGGGAATATGTCATGCCTGTAGTACGCACGACGTATTACTTGGCTAGAGATTCGGCTCGTAGAGTCTCGTCGAGCTTTGCAGTTGACACATCTTTGATAACCACCAGCGAGATCCGCAACTTCTCCGCCATCAGTCACGAGGCTCTCATTTCATTGAAGACCAACATGGCTTGGTCGGCAATGTCAATTGTCAACGTCGCAATATTTGTCTTTGGTGGTAATTATACCACCAAGGCAGCTACGACTGTTTCATTCGTGGGCAACATGACTGGAGCGACTGTCGAGATTCTCAAAGGGGTGCCAGCTGTGCTCACAAATCCGAGTTCTTGGGTCATCAACATCAACCCTGCGGGGCCGTCCCAGCCTGTCAGCCCTGCTTTGGCTCACTGGAGTGGAACTGACAGGTTCTGGGCTACGTTGGTCGGTTACCTGGTCGTCTGCCTCGTTGCAGCGATATATTTGCACCACGGCCGACCCCTGAGTTCCAGCCAGGCTGGCCAAGAGCGCGAGGCTTCCCTCATTGACGCATTGAACCAAGGGAGTGGTGTGATGAAGGTGATACTGATCATCGGAATCGAGATGCTCATATTCCCTCTCTACTGCGGCTTGCTCCTGGACGTGGCGCTTCTTCCGCTCTTTGAGAACACCACTCTCAAGTCAAGACTGCTCTTCACCTACAATTTCCCGCTCACATCCCTCTTTGTGCATTGGTTCGTCGGCACCGGGTACATGTTTCACTTTGCCCTGTTCGTTTCCATGTGCCGTAAGATCATGCGCAAAGGTGTATTAT ATTTTATCCGGGACCCTGACGATGCGGAATTTCACCCTGTCCGGGACGTACTCGAGCGGAATGTCGCAACGCAACTCCGCAAAATCCTTTTCTCTGCCTTCGTGTATGGCGCACTGGTTATAGTGTGCCTGGGAGGTGTGGTTTGGGGCCTGTGGGCCTTCCTGCCCAACGTGCTCCCTATTCATTACTCGTCGAACGAGCCGGTGCTCGAATTCCCGATCGACCTTCTCTTTTACAACTTCCTCATGCCTCTCGCACTCAACTTCTTCAAGCCGAGCGACGGTCTGCATGAAATGTACACATGGTGGTTCCGAAAGTGTGCCAGAGCGTTGCGCATCACGTGGTTTCTGTTTGGGGAGCGCAAAATCGACGAAGAAGGCATCTTGGTGCTTGCGCCCGACTCAGAGCATCGCCGCCTTCCCTTCTGGCGGAGGCTTTTCTTGGAGGTTGATGAGACCGGCCAAGTCGTGCCTAGGACATGGAAGGGCCTTTTCGACGAGGGCAAAAGCAAGCCCGGCCCAGAGATCACAAAGGAGGAGATGAGGGCCTTCAACAAACAGAGGGCAGCACTTATCGAGTCCAAGCAGCTTATCGCAGATGGGCGGTTCGTGCTCACTCCGGCGTCTGATCAGGTGAAAATTCCCAAAGGCAAGCAGGTCTTTTGGGAAGTGTCAGAAAACGAGGTTGGGACCGAAACACCATCAGACGAGGCTGCGACCGGCCCTCCAGACCTGTATACGTCAAAGCAGTATCAGCTGGTGTACGTCCCGCCACATTTCCGGGCTCGTGTCTTCCTCTTCATCCTGTCCATCTGGGTGTTTGCGGCCGTCACTGGCGTCAGCTTTACCATCATTCCGCTCATATTCGGCCGACATGTCTTCAAGATGCTCATCCCTACCTACATTCGCACCAACGACATTTACGCCTTCAGCATTGGCGTCTACATTCTCGGGACCTTGGCGTACGGGATTTTGCATTACGAGAGCATCTGTTCAAAGGTCAAAAAACGGGcaagggccttggctgctgcCGCGGCCGAGAGCTCGGTGACAAAGAAGGCGATGGGCCTCATTGCGCACGGCCTTCGGCTGATTTATACATATACGATCGTGCTGATTGTCTTCCCGCTCCTTGTCGCTTCGCTGATGGAGCTTTACTGTCTCATCCCCTTGGATACGTACATGTATCTTGCCGTCTATTCAGGGGCCGTCGCCGGCGACCCGTCGGCCAACAAAGCCCTCCAGGATGCCGTCACTGTTAACTCCTCGGACGACCGGCACACGGTCCGTGTGGTCCAGGCTTGGACAATTGGCTTGTTGTACCTCAAGTTGGGAGCGCGAATCATCAGGGTGTGGCGGCCTGATTCGCGGCCTGCCCTCGCCGTGCGAGCAGTCTTCCGCAGGGGCTGGCTCCACCCCAATGTTGGAGTTCTCACCCGAGCTTTCCTGATACCTGGCTTGTTGTTTTCGGGCGTGGCAATCATGGGGCCGCCTGCAGCTGCGAATGCATTCATGGCATACACGGGCGTTGGGGTTGAGGATGCGCGCATGGCCATTGTGGTCAACCGGCTGAGTTTCCCAACTGCCGCGCTTATGGCGCTGATGGGGAGCGTGGCGTGGGCTACAATGGATGTGTTCATGTCATGGAGGGTGAGGATTCGGGACGAGGCGTACTTAATTGGAGAAAGGCTGCATAACTTTGGTTCTGGCGCACCGCAACACAACCATCACTCGGCTACGCAGAGTGGCAGTGTTGGGGCCGGAGCGGGGAGGGTAGCCTGGCGTGAAGGGAGATAG